One Candidatus Bathyarchaeota archaeon genomic window carries:
- a CDS encoding ABC transporter ATP-binding protein produces the protein MPLVVAENLVKSYGKVRAVEGLSLTLDEGSVTGLIGPNGAGKTTTIKMILGLLKPDSGRVEVFGENPWDNPKIRTLIGVVHEKAYFPSHQRTADYLRRTCRIFGVSESRALEVLKLVDLLEARDRTIKALSAGMLQKFAIAHALINYPRLVIADEMTANLDPQARSSLLDLVLRLNKDEKVTFLLSSHILPELSRVCDSVAIINRGKVWAFGKLTELYEKYGAGRVRISTDKPAELAEEIKKLSYVERLEFDARGVSVKVAKGKDEEFYGDISKLARKVKAKIHGVETGSASLEELYRLAVGANKLEVA, from the coding sequence ATGCCTTTGGTTGTAGCTGAAAATCTGGTCAAAAGTTACGGTAAAGTGAGGGCTGTTGAAGGATTGAGCTTAACACTGGATGAAGGTTCTGTTACCGGTTTGATAGGCCCTAATGGTGCTGGAAAAACTACGACTATCAAAATGATTTTGGGTTTGCTGAAGCCTGATAGTGGTAGGGTTGAGGTTTTCGGTGAGAACCCCTGGGATAATCCTAAAATTCGTACTTTAATAGGGGTTGTTCACGAAAAAGCCTATTTTCCATCCCATCAAAGAACAGCAGATTATCTGAGAAGGACTTGTAGAATTTTCGGAGTCTCGGAGTCTCGCGCATTGGAAGTTTTAAAGCTGGTAGATTTGCTGGAGGCTCGCGACCGCACTATTAAAGCGCTTTCAGCCGGCATGCTCCAAAAATTCGCTATTGCTCACGCACTAATCAATTATCCGCGTTTAGTTATTGCAGACGAGATGACCGCCAACCTTGACCCCCAAGCCAGAAGCTCCCTCTTAGACTTAGTTTTGCGACTTAACAAAGACGAGAAGGTTACGTTTCTTTTGTCATCACATATTCTTCCAGAGTTAAGCAGAGTCTGTGACTCAGTAGCTATAATTAACCGCGGAAAGGTTTGGGCTTTTGGAAAACTAACCGAACTCTATGAGAAATATGGGGCTGGAAGAGTGCGAATTTCAACAGACAAGCCTGCTGAGTTGGCTGAAGAAATTAAAAAACTATCCTACGTAGAACGACTGGAGTTTGATGCTCGAGGAGTCTCTGTTAAGGTTGCAAAAGGAAAAGATGAAGAATTTTATGGAGACATTTCCAAGCTGGCTAGAAAAGTTAAAGCAAAAATACATGGCGTCGAAACTGGAAGCGCATCCTTGGAAGAACTTTATCGACTTGCTGTAGGTGCCAATAAATTGGAGGTTGCCTAA
- the trpE gene encoding anthranilate synthase component I gives MTFGLLTTKKLGANLVKLNWRLSALEIFSKLAEQCEYAYILESVEGPERLAEYSFVGFEPRLTVSVKNGLVEVYDGANDCKTRYDVADPLPLIKNLVGKCNSANTNGLRFIGGAVGYFSYDAIRYWERLPNKAVDDLHFPDVDLAIYDDGFLFDHKLGEVYYYHYGNSRIHEIEDSVKKEPCIEQFSYSSPKTNIEKEKFEELLAISKEYIASGDIFQVVLSRRFEFNFHGSLIPFYTALRRINPSPYMYFLKMGSRQIVGSSPEMLVRVENGSVETFPIAGTRPRKLEDPNKDEALARELKSDPKECAEHVMLVDLARNDIGKVCEYGSVHVPEFMEIYKYSHVQHMVSRVVGRLRRGLDCYDALRAVFPAGTVTGAPKVRAMEIIEELEPVRRGPYAGAVGYFSRNGNADFAITIRTLVACENRAYIQVGAGIVADSIPEREWSETEHKAQALLKALKIASMEVRL, from the coding sequence ATCACGTTTGGTTTGCTAACAACTAAAAAGCTGGGCGCTAATCTTGTCAAGCTTAACTGGAGGCTTTCAGCTCTTGAGATTTTCAGCAAATTAGCGGAACAATGTGAATATGCATACATTCTGGAATCCGTTGAAGGTCCGGAAAGGCTAGCTGAATACTCGTTTGTAGGGTTTGAACCGCGTCTCACGGTTAGCGTCAAAAATGGACTTGTTGAGGTTTACGACGGGGCGAACGATTGCAAAACGAGATACGATGTAGCTGATCCGCTTCCATTAATCAAAAACCTTGTCGGAAAATGTAACAGTGCAAACACTAATGGGTTAAGGTTTATTGGAGGAGCTGTAGGCTACTTTTCCTACGACGCAATAAGATATTGGGAGCGTTTACCTAACAAGGCTGTCGATGACTTACATTTTCCAGATGTAGACTTAGCCATATACGACGACGGTTTCCTGTTTGACCATAAGCTAGGCGAAGTCTACTACTATCATTACGGTAACAGTAGGATACATGAAATCGAAGATTCTGTTAAAAAAGAGCCTTGCATTGAACAATTCAGCTATTCAAGTCCCAAAACAAATATTGAAAAGGAAAAATTCGAGGAGCTCTTAGCCATATCTAAGGAGTACATTGCATCAGGTGATATATTCCAAGTTGTGTTGTCCCGACGTTTCGAGTTCAATTTTCATGGAAGCCTTATTCCATTCTATACGGCGCTCAGAAGAATAAACCCGTCACCATACATGTATTTCCTCAAAATGGGCAGCCGCCAAATAGTTGGTTCAAGTCCTGAAATGCTTGTGCGAGTTGAAAATGGAAGCGTTGAAACGTTTCCCATCGCTGGAACAAGGCCCCGCAAACTGGAGGATCCAAACAAAGACGAGGCTCTTGCGAGAGAGCTTAAAAGCGATCCGAAAGAGTGCGCAGAACACGTTATGCTTGTAGATCTTGCCAGAAACGATATTGGAAAAGTATGCGAGTATGGGTCGGTGCATGTTCCTGAGTTTATGGAGATCTACAAGTATAGTCATGTCCAGCATATGGTTTCAAGGGTTGTAGGCAGACTCAGGAGAGGCTTGGACTGCTATGACGCTTTAAGAGCTGTTTTCCCAGCTGGAACCGTTACTGGAGCCCCTAAAGTCAGAGCCATGGAGATAATCGAGGAACTTGAGCCTGTAAGAAGGGGACCTTACGCCGGGGCTGTTGGCTACTTCTCACGTAATGGCAATGCGGACTTCGCCATAACCATAAGAACGCTTGTTGCATGTGAAAACCGTGCCTACATACAAGTTGGTGCGGGAATAGTTGCCGACTCAATTCCTGAAAGAGAATGGTCTGAAACTGAACATAAAGCTCAAGCCCTTCTTAAAGCCCTTAAAATAGCCTCTATGGAAGTGAGGTTATAA
- a CDS encoding serine hydroxymethyltransferase gives MCVCHLSLADFGMGGMDEFTRIFVELVEASYAHEKYRDLECINLIASEGIKSPAVKEMLRLCMDLESRYSEGENDLQGHVKERHYQGQKYITIIENCTTDLVKNLFNCNWADIRVVSGTHANLATFKGLSNVTKNRKMVVAPLSCGAHISHDYTGLAGQVLGLEIINLAYDMEELNIDVDKSIEIIRAARPGLVTLGASLFLFPHPVKELKSVVEEVGAYLVYDGAHVLGLIAGGAFQDPLREGADFMTASTHKTFPGPQGGLILANPSDSRMEKAIKGVQHAVFPLSTSNVHLARLPAVGVAALELKLFGAELAKQTVKNAQIAGQYLYEHGIKVLGEKKGFTQSHQLAIDVREYGGGKKVAEKLEEANIIVNKNLLPYDNQNNRENPSGVRLGFQDVTRRGFREGDIKYLCDVMLRIIKGKCKPSEAREEVMALKKRFNKVEYGFNSVEEAINHLRKL, from the coding sequence GTGTGCGTTTGCCATTTAAGCCTTGCAGACTTTGGGATGGGCGGCATGGACGAGTTTACAAGAATTTTCGTTGAGCTTGTTGAAGCTAGTTACGCTCATGAAAAATACCGTGATTTAGAGTGTATAAACCTAATCGCAAGCGAAGGTATAAAATCTCCGGCTGTTAAGGAGATGCTTAGGCTTTGCATGGATCTTGAGTCCAGATATTCTGAAGGAGAAAATGACCTTCAAGGACATGTTAAAGAAAGACACTATCAAGGGCAAAAATACATAACAATAATCGAAAATTGCACTACCGATTTAGTTAAGAACCTTTTTAACTGCAATTGGGCAGACATACGAGTGGTTTCTGGCACGCATGCAAATCTGGCAACGTTTAAAGGGCTCTCAAACGTGACCAAAAACAGGAAGATGGTTGTGGCCCCTCTAAGTTGCGGCGCCCACATCTCCCATGATTATACCGGCTTAGCAGGGCAAGTCCTAGGGCTTGAAATTATAAACCTTGCCTATGATATGGAAGAGTTAAACATAGATGTAGATAAGTCAATTGAAATAATTAGAGCTGCGCGTCCAGGCTTGGTTACGCTGGGTGCAAGTCTTTTCCTGTTCCCACATCCAGTAAAAGAACTTAAAAGTGTAGTAGAAGAGGTTGGAGCTTACTTAGTGTACGATGGGGCTCATGTTTTGGGGCTCATAGCTGGTGGGGCCTTCCAAGACCCCTTAAGGGAAGGAGCTGACTTTATGACTGCCTCTACTCACAAAACTTTTCCCGGGCCTCAAGGGGGTTTGATACTAGCGAATCCGTCGGACAGCCGTATGGAAAAAGCCATAAAGGGGGTTCAACATGCAGTTTTCCCACTTAGCACTTCTAATGTGCACTTGGCAAGATTGCCCGCCGTTGGTGTGGCAGCCCTAGAGTTAAAGCTATTTGGTGCGGAGTTGGCGAAGCAAACGGTTAAAAACGCGCAAATCGCAGGACAATACTTGTACGAGCATGGAATCAAGGTGCTTGGTGAGAAAAAGGGTTTCACTCAGTCACATCAGCTGGCTATAGACGTCCGTGAGTATGGAGGCGGGAAGAAAGTTGCTGAGAAACTAGAGGAGGCCAACATAATAGTCAACAAAAACCTTCTGCCATATGACAACCAGAATAACCGTGAAAATCCTTCCGGTGTTCGACTAGGTTTCCAAGATGTGACTAGAAGAGGCTTCAGAGAAGGTGACATCAAATATCTCTGCGACGTAATGCTGAGAATAATAAAAGGGAAATGCAAACCCAGCGAAGCCCGTGAAGAAGTGATGGCTTTAAAGAAGCGGTTCAACAAAGTTGAATATGGCTTCAATAGCGTCGAAGAAGCAATAAACCATCTGAGAAAGTTATAG
- a CDS encoding aminodeoxychorismate/anthranilate synthase component II, with protein sequence MKVLIIDNYDSFVYNLAQYIGELGAKPIVYRNDQITLIRAVKLKPDRVMISPGPGTPEEPKFFGICSQIIKHMGPKVPTLGVCLGHQGIVYSFGGKIVRASRVMHGKTSPIKHDGKGIFKGVKNPIQATRYHSLVADKGNLPECLSVTAVSLDDGEIMGVRHEHYPIEGVQFHPESIITEHGKAMLKNFLDGW encoded by the coding sequence ATGAAGGTTCTAATCATAGATAATTATGATTCTTTTGTTTACAATCTCGCCCAGTACATCGGTGAATTAGGAGCCAAACCAATAGTTTACAGAAACGATCAGATCACGCTTATAAGGGCGGTCAAGCTTAAACCTGACCGAGTTATGATTTCACCTGGCCCTGGAACGCCAGAGGAACCAAAGTTCTTCGGAATTTGCTCCCAGATAATAAAGCACATGGGTCCAAAGGTTCCAACATTAGGCGTTTGCCTCGGCCATCAGGGTATTGTCTATTCTTTTGGCGGTAAAATAGTAAGGGCTAGCAGAGTAATGCACGGCAAGACAAGCCCCATAAAGCACGATGGAAAAGGCATCTTTAAAGGCGTAAAAAACCCTATTCAAGCGACGCGTTACCATTCGCTTGTAGCTGATAAAGGCAACCTACCTGAATGTTTGTCAGTTACTGCGGTTTCGCTAGACGACGGGGAGATTATGGGTGTCCGTCATGAGCATTACCCTATTGAAGGCGTACAATTCCATCCAGAGTCAATAATAACCGAGCATGGTAAAGCAATGCTTAAAAACTTTCTCGACGGATGGTGA
- the trpD gene encoding anthranilate phosphoribosyltransferase has protein sequence MLREVIEKLVNGKSLSYQEAYMSMTEIMSGKATQAQVAAFLTALRMKGETIEEMVAFASAMRSFCYGIKPSVNGRLVDTCGTGGDRIKTFNISTAAAFVVAGADVPVAKHGNRSVTSRSGSADVLEFLGLNLSVPPETVEASIKHVGIGFMFAPAFHPAMKNVATTRKEIGIRTIFNVLGPLANPANANAQLVGVYDIYLVEKVAKVLKELGLEEAMVVHGLDGLDEISTVGKTAIAWLRDGDVETLEVTPEMLGVKKANIEKIASSSPSQSAETIFRVLYNCLGPGDSEWDIVAVNAAAGIIVGGKADEFAYGLELAREAIESGAAYKKLRELVKFYGGSMEKLEELEAKYG, from the coding sequence ATGTTACGTGAGGTTATTGAAAAACTAGTAAACGGCAAGAGCCTGTCTTACCAAGAGGCTTACATGTCCATGACGGAAATAATGTCAGGAAAAGCCACACAAGCGCAAGTTGCAGCCTTCTTAACAGCCTTAAGAATGAAGGGTGAAACGATAGAGGAGATGGTAGCCTTTGCCTCCGCTATGAGAAGCTTTTGCTACGGAATAAAGCCCAGCGTAAACGGCCGTCTAGTAGATACTTGCGGAACGGGAGGAGATAGAATAAAAACTTTTAACATAAGCACGGCAGCCGCTTTTGTGGTGGCCGGGGCGGATGTACCAGTGGCCAAGCATGGAAACAGGTCGGTTACAAGCCGGAGTGGAAGCGCAGACGTGCTGGAATTTTTAGGTCTAAATCTTAGCGTGCCGCCTGAAACCGTGGAGGCTTCTATAAAACATGTTGGGATAGGCTTCATGTTTGCTCCGGCTTTTCATCCAGCCATGAAGAATGTTGCCACTACAAGAAAAGAGATTGGCATAAGAACAATCTTCAACGTGCTTGGACCCCTTGCCAACCCTGCAAACGCGAACGCACAATTGGTTGGCGTTTACGATATTTATCTTGTAGAGAAAGTCGCCAAAGTTCTAAAGGAGTTAGGCCTTGAAGAGGCTATGGTGGTTCATGGGCTTGACGGGTTAGATGAGATCTCTACCGTTGGAAAAACAGCTATAGCTTGGCTTAGAGACGGTGATGTTGAAACTCTAGAGGTTACGCCTGAAATGCTGGGCGTGAAAAAGGCCAACATTGAAAAGATAGCCAGTTCTAGTCCCTCACAAAGTGCTGAAACAATTTTCAGAGTTCTATATAATTGTCTAGGCCCGGGAGACTCTGAATGGGACATTGTAGCGGTGAATGCTGCTGCTGGAATCATCGTAGGTGGAAAAGCTGACGAATTTGCGTATGGGTTAGAGTTGGCTCGAGAAGCC